The nucleotide sequence catgaaaatgatatgaaatataaatttcagtgtccccacataaagttttattggaacacagccacattcatttgttcatagATTGTTTATGGCTGCCTTGGTGCTACAATGGCAGACATGAGTAGCTgggacagagaccatatggcccacaaaacctaaGATGATATTTATATTAACTGTATGGCCTGTTACAAAACAAGTCTGCCAATCCTCCAgctatagaataaaaaaatggtCCCACAGGCAAAGACTTCTTCATGCCATGAGACTGGCCATTCTTTGtgaaaaaagatttgaaatcaGATTTCAAGACCTACAAGGCACCTCTGACTGTATGATGGATGTTAAATGGGAGAGACTCTGGCTTCTGATAGAGAAGTAGCAGTAGCCAGATTTACCCTCCTACCGTAGACAATCAGAAAACTGGAGTTAATATGTGAAACACCTGTTTTCAGCCATTCTACACCAGGCAGCACAGGACTACCATCTCTGATGGTGGAGAATCAAAAAGGTAAGCCTTAAGATTGCCCTGACTTTCTGCCTAGAGGCACATTCCAGATTGTAGAGGGGATGGGGGATTCTAAGCAGGACATAATTGTTTTCCTAAGCTGAAAAGACACTGGAGATCGATCTGTCCCAGACACCAGGAGCTTGAGGCAGGTGAAAGTTGCAGGACAAAGTTCTGGAGGGGAGGCAGCTACACAGAAAAAAGAACTCCAAAAATATGCCCGGGGTCACCAAGTCTCTGCTTGATACTAAGATATGCATGTACAGGATGAAACTCCAGGAGTTGTGCAAAGAATGACCCAGGAGCTATAGACAGTATGGTTCCCCAGAGCCCACACAGGCTGGGAACTTTTCAGTTTCCATTACCGGAATCAGAGAGTCATCACTGATTATGCAGGGCATTCAGCAGAGACACCAAAAGGGCCACACCTTAGTAGTAGAGCTAAACcatcctggggggaaaaaaagatacttgagactatataaaatgtaaaagacctGAAAGGATTAAACTGAACTACAAGTAAATTAAttaccaggggaaaaaaaatctttaaatgaagACAAGATCTAGGCACCCAACAACATAAAATACACAATGTCTAGCATCCAATCAAAACTTACTAGatgtgcaaaaaaataaataaaaaggcagaagAATGTGACCCATAACTAGAGAAAATTTTGTCAGTCAATAGAAACAGATCCAAAAATTATACAGATAAATGAGTTCCACAGACAAGGACTTTAAAAGAGCCATAAAAACCATGTTCAAATATTCAAAGCAGCCTTTCTCAATTCTCCCAAGGATGGTACACAGCTAGAACCACTCTAGATGCACTGAAGAGAAATTAATTCATTGCACACCACAGACAGGCATTAGGCTCAATTCTCTGGAAACTCAGTTGAGAGGGGCTGGATAAGAGAAATACATGAGCATAATGAGAGAAATGGATGatgtaaaaaagaaccaaatagaacctctacaggaaagagaaaagaaaacacaaggtctaaaataaaaaattcattcaatGTGATTAATAGCAGATTAAATAACTGGGGAAGAAAACATTAGGGAACTTGAAGGTGTAGCaataaaaagtattcaaagtgaagcacagagaagggaaaaaaagtcaactGATATAAATTTAACCTTCAAACTGTGTTGCTACAAATCATCTATTCAGAATAAAAGGTTCTCCATTAAATCTGCCTATTATGTAGATAATCTCTTGTTATCTGAGGTTACCTATGATAACTTTACATTTTTcccaaggcgcctgggtggttcagtcagttaagtgcccaactcttgatttcagctcagatcatgatctcacagttgtgagactgagcccctcatggggctctgtgccgacatcatggagcctgctagggattctctctgcccctcccccagctcatacacacgtgcacacacattcatattctctctctctctctctctctctctctctctctctctctctctctcaaaataaaaagaaataaacattgtaaaaaatcCCAACTGAAAGTCCTAACAAAGACATGCGATGGTACTATAATACCAAAACCCACAGGATAAATATGGTACCTTCCTGGGCAGTAATTTTAATTAGTATTCAAATAAATGTATGCGCTTTGCCTCAGCTGCTTTAGGCTTTGTCTTCAGCGGTATCTCCTTAGGATATAGGGGTTTCTGACAGGAGCACTTCAtagaaaaagtttaagaaatgcTGACTTAATAGTCAGGAAACCCCTAAGAACACCAAGCCATTTCACTTCAAGTTTACCTGCCAGATAACCAATATCGATTTTTAGATTCAAACCCTAGGGCACTGTTGGGAAAAGGCACAGGGCTAGCTACTAAAGTTAAGTTTCTTCCAACACTCATTCCTTTGAGAAACCACCCAAATAACAAGTCATCAAACCTTCTCTTGTGATAACAGATCAGTTTTAATTCTAGCACCTGAAGCTATACAAGGGTACGCTTTATCAACTTCACGGGGCTGTTGTACACATTCAATAAAGTGACAACCGTGCAATACCACTTAGTATCTCACCATCAGGAACATACTTCTGAATTGTTGAAACAcaatccacaaaattaaaaacaaaaatcagaagcCATCCACAGTTATACTAATCGTCAAAGAGAAGTTTTACACTTACTACTTGATAGAACAGTCAATACCTAGTACGGGACATCACAAGTGACTTCAGATTCTCACCCTGTTGTCGTCTACGGAGGAGGTTTCTCAAGCAGGTGTGTGACTGGCCAAAGGCGGGAGCCACCAGGACCAGGACCGGGATGGCAAGGACAGCTCTACCACAGTTTCTGtagttttcactgtttttttctttgtcagttaaAAGTGAACAGTGAGAATTAAATACTTATCTTTACATATACACAAGGTATGCTGTGAAAGCATATTTGCttacaaacatataaaaatacttgTTAACTAGTTtgataagaaaataatgtataaaagtATATAGCAAAAACATTAATCATCTCTGACCCCGGAAAGATCAAttccatattttatattacaaacaaaaacagttttagttttttttgaatCCCTTATCCAGAAATACTTgaaaaggaagacagacagaaattatttatttttactctcaaCATGGCTGTGAAAAGAGTTAACTTAAAAAGCCAAGAACATTGAAATGCCTAAATGCAGAATAAGTCCAAATATTTGGCCACAAAGAACATTATTATCATCTTTAGGAGTGGAGCTGTAATAAAGGCTTTATATGCAGTTTTTAACCTATAAACATAACAGGCATTTTGGTATTTTGGCCACTGGAAAACAAAGGCTGTATGTAGCATCAGCAAAGGTCTGAGATGTCTCACTTCTGTGGATTCAATTCAGTGTACTTAAGGTTAACTAAAGTTGACATCAAAATTTTTAGAGATAGgcagaaattcacatttaaaaacaactcaTGTTTCTATTTAGAGTAACAATAGGCAATATGATTCCAGAAGTTAAAAGTTAATTTCACAACCTATGACTTCAGCTTGGCAAACAGCTTAGGTTCCAAAACTGATTCATCCCTATTAAAATGTAAGcccttaaaaaagaatatgtctatgtatatagatcattatttttaagaaatcagatAATCTTTGAAGCAGCCTTAGTGTTTCCTTTAAGTGTGTCTTGAAATGACCATAGGATTAGCTTCACGGAAAGGATTAGCCAGCTTCTTGGTCTAAGGCTACCACGGTGATCATTTGTGTCTAAGGCTAGAAAAGTACCAACACGATGTGATGTAAACCATAAGGAGAGGAGGAGACGATGAGGGCTTTTCCTGGCAGTTGGTAGCTAAAATTCAAGGGattcttagaaaatgacacaatggcagcctttcttgtctttttctttccgtGTTGGTTCTGGTGAAGGAGGACATTCCTGCTCTTGAAATTTCCTGTAAGACAGAAAAATCTGTATAAAAATCTACCCTGCTGGTAACatattattacaaatatattctttctggACAAGTCTAGTTTATGTGCATATGTTTCTCAATGTTGAATTTCACCTAGGGAATCGAAGCAAATCTCGGGGGGAGAGGCACAAGTGTTCAACACCAGCATAAAGCAGAGCTATCTGAGCTCCACTCATAGGTGAGTCTGGAATCAGATGAGATAATGAACTCGATGACCTCTAAGTTCCCTTCCCACTTTGTAACTCCATTAACAGTAAGGTACACTTAAGAACAGACatccaggggcgcttgggtggttcagtgagttaagcatcttactcttggtttagcctcagatcatgatctcccagtctgagatggagccctacatcaagtctgcttaggattcattctgcctcatcctgcccctctcccctgctagcgctctctctcccaaaataaacattaaaaaaaagcaaccatTGCTAGAGTAAAATATAAAGTACATACCCATACAAGGTACACAGTTTCTATTCCTGTTTTGCCACTCACTAGCTATAAGTCAGCACTGGACAAGTTAGCTGACCTCTGTGAACCTCGGTTTTTTCGAAGAGAATAATAAAACTCTACCTTTCACAGTTGCTAGAGGTTTAAACGTGATCTTGTTACGTTTAAAGGCCTATCAGTGGCTGGCATAAAAAAGCCTTCCCTAGGGGCACTGGCTAGCTCAGTGAGgaaagcatgtaactcttgatctcagggtcatgagttcaagcccctgttgGCTGTGAAGCCTacctaaaataaaagtaaaattaaagtaaTTTTGTTAATTGCCGCCTCTACCCACTTCTCCAGATTAAATGATAGATTTGGATATAGATTCTGAGGATCAAAACCAAGGACAAAGCATTCAAAAGGCAGTAAACGTTATTTTAAGAAGGTAACAGTttgtgtgcgcatgcacacgtGTTAAAATACATAACAGAACCTGACATCTTAACCATTCTTAAGCATACAGTCCAGTggtgttaaatatattcacagtGTTACTACTACCACCATCCACCTCCATAACTATttacatcttgcaaaactgaaactctgttttCGTTCAAAAATAATGGAACTTGCACTTTTAACAaaccactaaaaaaattaaaaactataacctttacttttctttccccacaAAGAGAATGCCCAGGCAAGGGGTTAAAAAAAGTACAGGAAGCCCATAGCCCGATGTTGATTCACCTTAAAGACACCATTAACACCAGCTCACTCCACGTTTCTGTCAAGCAGAGAGACCCGCAGATCTAGAGAGAGCCCACGGGGAAGGAGGCGCCAAGCCACCAAGACTAAAAATAATCAAACCCCTCCCACTATATGGAAACTCAATCTTTCTCACACGGAAACTAACTCCAGGCCACCTGCCCTTCACCTCAAGCTTCCTGGAACCATTAACACTTTCTGAAGCGCAGGGGCCTTCTAGGCCAGCAGAACAGAAAAACCCTTTGTTATGAGGGATATCATACTTCACACCACGAATGGGAGCACCTGGAGCACCGCATCTCTACTACCTGGCTCCCGCagcctgggaggtggggaaaaagCAAAGCCTAAGAacacaggctctggaatcagagaCACAGATTCAAGTCCCAGCCCTGCCATTTAAAGCTGAAACTCTGAACACGTTAGCTAACCTCTCTATACCTGCTCTCCCATCCAAAAGTGGGGATAAATGAAAGTATTTCGCTTACTGGGTCGTGGTGAAATTTAAATGTGGTAACACATGTAAAGCATCAGACACAGTATCTGGCAGAGATCTCCACTCAAATGTTAGCTGTTGTCATCCCTACCTTCGTACCACTGATACCACTGGAAGTGGTGTAGGTTgtgtgtgcaattttttttttaaatccccgtGTGTACTCTCTACTTCAATATAATTAAGTCTGGCTTTATATGTAGGAAGTTCCTAGTATACAATATgtacttaattaaaatttttaacctATCATGTGCACAGAAgcatttatacatataatttccTGTTTCTTGCTAAAAACATTTAATGGTAATTTCTTTCTTACTTGGtggttttaaaaagcagtgtGGTTACCTGTCAAattctagaaattaaaacaaacaaacacatcgTAGATGTGTTTCACTTACCTTATAACCCGGACAAGTTCATGGAAAGCTTGATCTACATTCATCCTAATCTTTGCTGATGCCTCCATGTATGTTACCTTAAGCTGTCGTGCTAACTGTTGTCCTTCTTCCTGTGTTACCTGAAATTCCAAGAGTTGTATCTGAGGTACAGAATTAAAAATCAGATCTGCTCCATCTAACCCTATGGCCACAGACTGCTCTCCTAATCTAGCCAGAGGCCAAGCTGATTTGTCTTAAGATAAACCAACAGACTTAAAAGCTCAACACATATTGAAGCCCAGCTCTGAAGAACAACCCAGAAGAACATACTTGTGACGAAATATTACCATGCAACAAGATTCCAGTCTGGTGATTACTCAAAGTATTAAATACAATGGTGATAATTCTGGTAAGAAAAAGTACAAGGTGCTAGTAGAGTCTATAACCCTGCTGGGCAGATCAGGGAAAGCTTCCCCAAGGAATGACATTtaaaccaagaaacaaataaagagCACGGAGTTGGTTAAGGGTGGGATAAGAGAGTATCCCTGACAAAAGAAAAGGCCTGTGTGAGGGCCATGGACAGGCGGTGTCCCAAGTTCCAAGAACTAAAAGAAGTCTAGAAAAGCTTAAATACAACAAGGCAAGAGAGAAAACTATCACGAAGAGCTGAGGACGAAGAAGACGAAAGCCTCAAGCAAGAGACTGTGGGTCTTCCTCATCTCAAAACTCCCtaatacctggcacataggagacactc is from Neofelis nebulosa isolate mNeoNeb1 chromosome 10, mNeoNeb1.pri, whole genome shotgun sequence and encodes:
- the RRAS2 gene encoding ras-related protein R-Ras2 isoform X3 — protein: MREQYMRTGEGFLLVFSVTDRGSFEEIYKFQRQILRVKDRDEFPMILIGNKADLDHQRQVTQEEGQQLARQLKVTYMEASAKIRMNVDQAFHELVRVIRKFQEQECPPSPEPTRKEKDKKGCHCVIF